One Pseudoalteromonas sp. NC201 DNA segment encodes these proteins:
- a CDS encoding sulfotransferase family 2 domain-containing protein, whose translation MFYSKKYNFLFCHISRTGGTSLCSVLRQTAPDLRMICSQHASLLEARAALPEAFESTFKFAFVRNPWERLVSWYSLLEKGKSLHSEAVSEKHHYAEKERFELFVQEMVAEQHGGIAWSQWSQLSDHLGNSLVNEICRFENYQKDSKRILRKLGSKDYYLPYYNQASSRHYRHYYSDLALKLAEELFLDDIYQFGYKF comes from the coding sequence ATGTTTTATTCTAAAAAGTACAATTTTTTGTTCTGCCATATTAGCCGCACTGGCGGTACGTCGTTATGTAGTGTCCTCAGGCAAACGGCGCCAGACCTAAGGATGATATGCAGCCAGCATGCATCGCTTCTAGAGGCTAGAGCGGCATTGCCGGAAGCGTTTGAGAGTACGTTTAAATTTGCTTTTGTACGTAACCCATGGGAAAGACTCGTTTCTTGGTATTCACTATTAGAGAAAGGTAAAAGTCTACACTCAGAAGCGGTATCTGAGAAGCATCATTATGCAGAGAAAGAGAGGTTTGAACTATTTGTACAAGAGATGGTTGCAGAGCAGCACGGCGGAATAGCGTGGAGTCAATGGTCCCAGTTATCTGACCATTTGGGAAATTCACTCGTTAATGAAATTTGCCGCTTTGAAAACTATCAAAAAGACAGTAAGCGAATTTTAAGGAAGTTGGGGAGCAAAGATTATTATTTACCTTATTATAATCAAGCATCAAGTAGGCACTACCGTCATTACTACTCTGATTTAGCGTTAAAATTGGCTGAGGAGCTTTTCCTAGATGATATTTATCAATTTGGGTATAAATTTTGA
- a CDS encoding GNAT family N-acetyltransferase — MDITELDEKAFVDVFNLPEKITIKTASTADIEEMALVTKVSWQAAFSGFLPEHVLKRGNVEFFATIWSEIIKNSTTQTALLVTDGRKILGCGAAGIYRRMYNPVSQKVSRTNAGELYRGYILPSHQNRGLGRALLKARLLKLYELGCQSAYTWIYEQNQQARRFYEKHGAVNLDQAQGITMKRFRFEEVCYGIEVNRVFDFS, encoded by the coding sequence ATGGATATCACTGAGTTAGATGAAAAGGCATTTGTTGACGTATTTAACCTGCCAGAAAAAATCACCATAAAGACTGCTAGCACCGCAGATATAGAGGAAATGGCTTTAGTCACCAAGGTGAGTTGGCAAGCGGCCTTTAGCGGGTTTTTACCAGAGCACGTGCTAAAAAGGGGAAACGTCGAATTTTTTGCAACTATTTGGTCTGAGATTATCAAAAATTCGACAACCCAAACAGCATTGCTTGTGACTGATGGCAGGAAAATATTAGGCTGCGGCGCAGCTGGGATTTATCGCCGAATGTATAACCCGGTTAGCCAAAAAGTATCGAGAACGAATGCTGGCGAGCTTTATCGTGGTTACATTTTACCAAGTCACCAAAACCGCGGGCTCGGTAGGGCGCTGTTGAAAGCACGCTTGTTAAAGCTTTACGAGCTGGGTTGTCAAAGCGCTTACACCTGGATCTATGAACAAAACCAACAAGCAAGACGCTTTTACGAAAAGCATGGGGCGGTAAACCTCGACCAAGCCCAAGGGATAACAATGAAACGATTTAGGTTTGAAGAAGTGTGCTATGGCATTGAAGTAAATCGTGTTTTTGATTTTAGCTAA
- a CDS encoding phytanoyl-CoA dioxygenase family protein, protein MTIVSKSKLDFYENNGFVLFEQTLPDTLLEQLKRLSNALESKAKQAQQDGKVATQYHLSNESGEPKLFRYNDLLFEAPELIIELLATPAMLAISEHLCGVGSVPLQCDLVCKYPHPHPHIAWHQDAPHSRHFAYLNVGIYLDDANIDDGCLRYLPNSQHQILDIYSLSSEYGWNIPGVVQQPAKAGDILVQDMMVLHGSEPKRSEGPRRTIYVELRPLAGVNENQSSEWAELRKQWMAHVIQAADPEDVPENWLAVYGEPNYDLNTLVERIKQKREAVIPAVWAPKIVEHPDYPTPADLR, encoded by the coding sequence ATGACGATTGTGAGCAAAAGCAAACTCGATTTTTACGAAAACAACGGCTTCGTTTTATTTGAACAAACTTTACCCGACACACTGCTGGAACAACTGAAGCGACTATCTAATGCGCTCGAGAGTAAAGCAAAACAAGCACAGCAAGATGGAAAAGTCGCGACTCAATACCATTTATCAAATGAATCAGGTGAGCCAAAACTCTTTCGTTATAATGATTTGCTTTTTGAAGCGCCCGAGTTAATTATCGAACTACTCGCAACACCAGCAATGTTAGCGATCAGTGAACACCTTTGTGGTGTAGGCAGTGTTCCATTGCAATGTGACTTAGTCTGCAAATATCCACATCCCCACCCTCACATAGCTTGGCATCAAGATGCTCCTCATTCTCGTCATTTTGCATATTTAAATGTCGGTATCTATCTTGATGATGCGAATATAGATGACGGGTGCTTACGCTATTTGCCAAATTCCCAACACCAAATTTTGGATATTTATTCTCTCTCGAGCGAATATGGCTGGAACATTCCAGGGGTTGTACAGCAACCAGCTAAAGCCGGAGATATCTTAGTTCAAGACATGATGGTTTTACATGGCTCTGAGCCGAAACGCAGTGAAGGTCCGAGAAGGACAATATATGTAGAGCTTCGACCACTTGCAGGTGTCAATGAGAATCAAAGTAGTGAATGGGCTGAGCTTAGAAAGCAGTGGATGGCACACGTTATTCAGGCTGCAGACCCAGAAGACGTGCCTGAGAATTGGCTAGCCGTTTATGGTGAACCCAATTATGATTTGAATACGCTAGTAGAGCGTATCAAACAGAAACGAGAGGCCGTTATCCCAGCTGTTTGGGCACCGAAAATTGTTGAGCACCCAGACTATCCTACACCCGCCGACCTACGTTAG
- a CDS encoding OsmC domain/YcaO domain-containing protein → MEIKVNYLDNLRIDAKFDDFSVIADQPIRYKGDGSAPSPFDYFLASSALCAAYFVKVYCNARDIPTDGIRVAQNNIVDPENRYNQIFKIQVELPESISEKDRQGILRSIDRCTVKKVIQTGPEFQVEAVESLEDDSQAMLMVDTSESDSTFILGKDLPLEQTIANMTKILSDLGMKIEVASWRNIVPHVWSLHIRDAASPMCFTNGKGATKESALCSALGEFIERLNCNFFYNDQFFGEEIANAEFVHYPNEKWFKPEADDALPTEILDDYTREIYDPEGELRGSHLIDTNSGNVARGICSIPYTRHSDGETVYFPSNLIENLFLSNGMSAGNNLFEAKVQCLSEIFERAVKKQIIEQEIVLPDVPESVLAKYPGIVEGIKGLEEQGFPVVVKDASLGGQFPVMCVTLMNPKTGGVFASFGAHPSFEVALERSLTELLQGRSFEGLNDVPKPTFNSMAVSEPENFVEHFIDSTGVISWRFFSAKHDYDFVEWDFTGTNEEECDKLFGILEGLGKEAYIAEFTDLGIACRILVPGFSEVYPAEDLIWDNTNKALQYREDILNIHSLDDEALANLVERLEDSQLDNYIDIITLIGVEFDENTVWGQLTILELKILIYLALGDIEAAIELVETFLQFNDNTVERGLFYQAMHATLEIALDEELEIEDYIHNFTRMFSKDVMDAVIGSINGDVKFYGLTPTNMKLEGLDKHLRLIESYKKLHAARGKLAQR, encoded by the coding sequence ATGGAAATCAAAGTAAATTACCTCGACAATCTCAGAATTGATGCCAAATTTGACGACTTTTCTGTCATTGCAGATCAGCCAATTCGCTATAAAGGCGATGGCTCAGCACCAAGTCCATTTGACTACTTTTTAGCTTCTTCAGCGCTTTGTGCAGCTTACTTTGTGAAGGTGTATTGTAATGCGCGTGACATTCCAACGGATGGAATTCGTGTGGCGCAAAACAACATCGTTGATCCTGAAAATCGTTATAACCAAATTTTTAAAATTCAGGTGGAGCTTCCGGAAAGCATTTCTGAAAAAGACCGCCAAGGTATCCTGCGCTCAATTGATCGCTGTACTGTTAAAAAAGTGATCCAAACAGGACCTGAATTCCAAGTGGAAGCGGTTGAAAGCCTTGAAGATGACTCGCAGGCTATGCTGATGGTTGATACCAGCGAAAGCGACAGCACTTTTATCCTAGGTAAAGATCTTCCGCTGGAACAGACTATCGCAAATATGACCAAGATCCTGTCGGATTTAGGCATGAAGATTGAGGTTGCATCATGGCGTAATATCGTGCCACACGTCTGGTCTTTGCATATTCGTGATGCTGCTTCACCAATGTGTTTCACCAATGGTAAAGGGGCAACCAAAGAAAGCGCGCTATGCTCAGCACTTGGTGAGTTTATTGAGCGTTTAAATTGCAACTTCTTTTATAATGATCAGTTTTTTGGTGAAGAAATCGCAAATGCTGAATTTGTTCACTACCCGAACGAAAAGTGGTTTAAGCCTGAAGCTGATGATGCGCTTCCTACTGAGATTTTAGACGACTACACTCGTGAAATTTACGACCCTGAAGGTGAACTACGCGGTTCACATCTAATCGACACAAATTCAGGTAATGTAGCGCGCGGTATTTGTTCTATTCCGTATACTCGCCATTCTGATGGTGAAACTGTGTATTTTCCGTCAAATCTAATAGAAAACTTATTCCTAAGTAACGGTATGAGTGCCGGTAATAACCTGTTTGAAGCGAAGGTGCAGTGTTTATCTGAGATCTTTGAACGCGCGGTGAAAAAGCAAATCATCGAGCAGGAAATCGTGCTCCCTGACGTGCCAGAGTCTGTACTTGCTAAATATCCAGGTATTGTTGAAGGGATCAAAGGGCTTGAAGAGCAGGGGTTCCCTGTGGTGGTGAAAGATGCATCTCTTGGCGGTCAATTCCCCGTAATGTGCGTAACCCTGATGAATCCTAAAACAGGCGGTGTGTTTGCTTCTTTTGGGGCGCATCCTAGCTTCGAAGTGGCACTTGAGCGCAGTTTAACCGAGTTGTTACAAGGGCGTAGCTTTGAAGGCTTAAACGATGTACCAAAACCTACGTTTAACAGTATGGCGGTATCTGAGCCGGAGAACTTTGTTGAACACTTTATCGATTCAACGGGGGTGATCTCTTGGCGCTTCTTTAGTGCGAAGCATGACTACGATTTTGTTGAGTGGGATTTTACAGGCACTAATGAAGAAGAATGCGATAAGTTATTTGGCATTTTGGAAGGGTTAGGTAAAGAAGCCTATATTGCGGAATTTACAGACTTAGGGATCGCTTGTCGTATTTTGGTTCCGGGCTTTTCTGAAGTCTACCCTGCCGAAGATCTGATTTGGGACAACACCAATAAAGCACTGCAATATCGCGAAGATATTCTCAACATCCATTCTCTAGATGACGAAGCATTAGCTAACTTGGTTGAGCGCTTAGAAGACAGCCAGCTTGATAACTATATTGATATTATCACCCTAATTGGCGTTGAGTTTGACGAAAATACGGTGTGGGGTCAGCTTACAATTCTTGAGCTTAAGATTTTAATCTATCTAGCGCTTGGCGATATCGAAGCGGCCATTGAATTAGTTGAAACCTTCTTGCAGTTTAATGACAACACGGTTGAGCGTGGCTTATTCTACCAAGCAATGCATGCCACGCTTGAAATTGCGTTGGATGAAGAGCTAGAAATAGAAGATTACATTCATAACTTCACTCGCATGTTCTCTAAAGACGTGATGGATGCGGTTATTGGTTCAATTAATGGCGATGTGAAATTCTATGGCTTAACGCCAACTAACATGAAGTTGGAAGGTTTAGATAAGCACCTGCGTCTTATTGAAAGTTATAAGAAGCTTCATGCAGCAAGAGGGAAATTAGCGCAGCGCTAA
- a CDS encoding TOMM system kinase/cyclase fusion protein, giving the protein MSLTQFSDSHIVDVFQSDKYQLLEKIGEGGFGKVFKARQINTGQIVALKFLALEPQLEATKKQRYAERFNRETLLCSQLNHPNIVRLLDKGQLNENLMFGVFEYVEGQTLRDYLSQNGAIDSVYATDIMLQVLDALIHAHQQGIIHRDIKPTNIMLSQSGAKTYAKILDFGIGTLAQESRQHDFETITLTQETLGTPSYSAPEQLRGEPASAKSDLYVWGLVFLECLTGVPAVTGTSVASIYHKQLSDVHIPIPSALLGHPLAGLLRRVLNKSALERVITATEAFSELARMNVSNLVGVLNDVKAQHGYDETTVMIRDDDPNHRAIQEYTALTERKQLTVLAVRLSVKALDNNEKDFDVIDTVYKSQRNHFIDIATRYGAYHVGNLADTSLFYFGYPVSSDNDARLSARTALEMISELAKRNALMQEAHRVALNAHIGIHTGIFITYANAVPEGHHANIAAALSREAGERQVLCSAESRSLLDAFSEFNLYGQVQIGPLFELTPVYNLQGERRIEAFGFMRGTKNHHELVGRHLELEQTLSLINNEVEGATRIAHIHGEAGIGKSRLLQEIRANAPQYQHLVAQCLPEHQNNALYPILTLVKYLFNTEQLDAHSANTVFSYVLSNMDSKLDLAQAIPVLLVWLNISLDDEITPSTLSPDEQKQVLFKGLCALLLSNRHGLSKFKLYIIEDIHWADSTTLEFLHHFVGALASGDVLLSTSRQAVPTQLKDLTLVDVCLKKLTEKATEDFIINLFDGRRVSEQVLKLLTSRTDGIPLFIEELVNMLKQKALVGDKGGEIDFLAPDKLDHVPTSLRESLQQKLDSLSHAKETAQLAATIGREFEYDLLVAASSLSENQIQNDLNELIANDLIVQQRRVDNDSYIFKHALVRDAAYESMGKHESHAHHMSIIEVLNNTGMSQKQPLLTTHHLAKVGEHDAAVELLLTSAKSAAAIYSVAEASIYYAEALNFFQNGLIDNQPLLHKIKNALASSRIAYNGWLDTLAKKHVLQNISELATILDPKERFITMRGEWLHAYATGDILKAHNIGLQLHENKSEYPPHQHPVIFELLSQSYFSLGEFDKVIALVDTLPKEGFFDNSSQAITDNYGFCSELTCIAFKALSQLLTGKVDLAHSAMNNLAELSKDININDISSATNGIWAWFKLIHASIQNDSINFKKYQDEAKYYSSTGVSLAKNSNNAGWLGYNNMLNYLANLDDIGSLQEFEEKISSFAGYRSHRTFYYYFLYKVLLFNKNTMKDDAYNEYLNDKASTKTLYLQNYEN; this is encoded by the coding sequence ATGTCTCTGACACAGTTTTCGGATAGCCATATTGTCGATGTATTCCAGTCTGACAAATACCAACTACTTGAAAAAATTGGAGAAGGTGGATTCGGTAAAGTTTTTAAGGCGCGCCAAATAAACACAGGGCAAATCGTTGCACTAAAATTTTTGGCGTTAGAACCACAACTAGAAGCGACGAAAAAACAAAGATATGCAGAACGTTTCAATCGTGAAACCTTACTTTGTAGTCAATTAAACCACCCAAATATCGTACGATTATTAGATAAAGGACAATTAAATGAAAATTTAATGTTTGGAGTCTTCGAGTATGTGGAAGGACAAACATTAAGGGACTATCTAAGTCAAAATGGCGCGATTGATTCTGTGTATGCAACCGACATCATGTTGCAGGTGCTAGATGCACTTATTCATGCCCATCAACAAGGCATTATTCACAGAGACATAAAACCAACCAATATTATGCTAAGCCAATCTGGTGCTAAGACTTACGCCAAAATACTTGATTTTGGTATCGGTACACTTGCGCAAGAAAGCCGCCAACATGACTTTGAAACAATCACGCTTACGCAAGAAACATTGGGCACGCCTTCTTACAGCGCACCAGAACAATTACGTGGCGAGCCAGCTTCTGCCAAATCAGATCTTTATGTATGGGGTCTAGTATTCTTAGAATGTTTAACAGGCGTGCCTGCGGTGACGGGCACTAGCGTCGCATCGATTTATCACAAACAATTAAGCGATGTACACATTCCAATTCCCAGCGCCCTACTTGGCCACCCCCTTGCGGGACTGCTTAGGCGTGTACTCAATAAAAGTGCGTTGGAACGTGTGATCACCGCAACCGAGGCATTTTCTGAACTTGCTCGGATGAACGTATCGAACCTTGTTGGTGTGCTAAATGATGTTAAAGCCCAGCATGGTTACGACGAAACCACAGTAATGATCCGTGATGACGATCCTAATCATCGCGCCATTCAAGAATATACTGCGCTTACTGAGCGCAAGCAGCTAACCGTTCTTGCTGTAAGGTTAAGTGTCAAAGCACTCGACAACAATGAAAAAGACTTCGATGTCATAGACACGGTTTATAAATCTCAACGCAATCACTTTATTGATATCGCGACTCGTTACGGCGCTTATCATGTGGGTAATCTCGCCGATACCAGTTTGTTTTATTTTGGCTACCCCGTTAGCAGCGATAATGATGCGCGATTATCTGCCCGTACCGCACTTGAAATGATAAGCGAGCTTGCGAAGCGTAACGCGCTAATGCAAGAAGCTCACAGAGTCGCGCTTAACGCCCATATAGGAATTCACACTGGGATATTTATTACCTATGCTAATGCCGTACCTGAAGGACATCACGCGAATATTGCAGCAGCACTCTCCCGTGAAGCTGGCGAGCGCCAAGTCTTATGTAGTGCAGAGTCACGCTCACTCCTTGATGCTTTTTCTGAATTCAATCTGTACGGCCAAGTACAAATAGGCCCGTTATTTGAACTAACGCCGGTTTATAACTTGCAAGGAGAACGTCGCATCGAAGCATTTGGCTTTATGCGTGGTACAAAGAACCATCACGAACTTGTTGGTCGTCACCTTGAGCTTGAACAGACACTTTCACTCATTAATAACGAGGTCGAAGGTGCAACCCGCATCGCTCACATTCATGGTGAGGCTGGCATAGGTAAATCTCGGCTGCTGCAAGAAATTCGTGCTAATGCACCGCAATATCAACATTTAGTCGCCCAGTGTTTACCAGAGCATCAAAATAATGCTTTGTATCCAATTTTAACGCTGGTCAAGTATCTATTTAACACCGAGCAGCTAGATGCTCATTCAGCCAATACCGTTTTTAGTTATGTATTATCCAACATGGATAGTAAGCTCGATTTAGCACAAGCTATCCCTGTGTTGCTAGTTTGGCTCAATATCTCACTTGATGATGAAATCACGCCTTCTACACTTTCTCCCGATGAGCAAAAGCAAGTGTTGTTTAAAGGGCTTTGTGCATTGTTATTGTCAAATCGCCATGGACTCAGCAAGTTTAAGCTTTACATTATCGAGGACATTCACTGGGCAGATAGCACCACCTTAGAGTTTTTACATCACTTTGTCGGTGCGCTCGCTTCAGGTGATGTTTTACTAAGCACTTCAAGACAAGCGGTACCAACTCAGTTAAAAGACCTCACCTTAGTGGATGTTTGTCTGAAAAAACTAACCGAAAAAGCCACAGAAGATTTTATCATTAATTTGTTTGATGGCCGCCGAGTGTCAGAGCAAGTTCTCAAATTACTTACCAGCCGCACCGACGGGATCCCGCTATTTATTGAAGAACTCGTCAACATGCTTAAACAAAAGGCATTAGTTGGAGATAAAGGCGGAGAGATTGACTTCCTCGCACCAGATAAACTTGACCATGTACCTACGAGTTTAAGAGAGTCATTACAACAAAAACTAGATAGCCTCAGTCACGCCAAAGAAACAGCCCAACTAGCAGCCACAATTGGCCGAGAGTTTGAATATGATTTACTCGTTGCGGCATCTTCTTTAAGCGAAAACCAGATCCAAAACGACTTAAATGAGTTGATAGCAAACGACCTTATTGTGCAGCAACGTCGTGTTGATAACGATAGCTATATTTTTAAACACGCTTTGGTACGTGATGCTGCCTATGAAAGTATGGGTAAGCATGAATCGCATGCACACCACATGAGTATAATTGAGGTACTCAACAATACAGGAATGAGCCAAAAGCAACCACTGCTTACAACCCACCATTTAGCAAAAGTGGGAGAGCATGATGCGGCTGTTGAATTATTACTAACATCAGCAAAAAGCGCCGCTGCGATTTATTCTGTCGCAGAGGCCAGTATTTACTATGCAGAGGCATTGAATTTCTTCCAAAATGGTTTAATCGATAACCAGCCTTTACTCCATAAGATTAAAAATGCACTTGCCTCATCTAGGATTGCATACAATGGTTGGCTAGATACGTTGGCAAAAAAGCACGTGCTTCAAAATATCAGTGAACTCGCCACAATTTTAGACCCTAAAGAGCGCTTCATTACGATGAGAGGCGAATGGCTGCACGCCTACGCTACCGGTGATATTTTAAAAGCTCATAATATAGGATTACAGCTGCACGAAAACAAAAGCGAATATCCACCTCACCAACACCCAGTGATCTTCGAGCTTTTATCGCAATCCTACTTTTCACTGGGGGAGTTTGACAAAGTAATAGCGCTTGTCGATACGTTACCAAAAGAAGGCTTTTTCGATAATAGCTCTCAAGCCATAACTGATAATTACGGCTTTTGCTCTGAACTCACTTGTATTGCTTTTAAAGCTCTATCACAGTTGCTCACTGGTAAGGTTGATTTGGCACACAGCGCTATGAATAATTTAGCTGAACTTTCCAAAGATATAAATATAAATGATATTAGCTCAGCAACAAATGGAATATGGGCGTGGTTTAAGCTAATACATGCTTCAATACAAAACGATTCCATTAATTTTAAAAAATATCAAGATGAAGCAAAATATTACTCATCAACAGGGGTAAGCCTTGCAAAAAACTCTAATAACGCTGGCTGGTTGGGTTATAATAATATGCTCAACTACTTGGCAAATTTAGATGATATAGGTAGTTTACAAGAATTCGAAGAAAAAATATCAAGCTTTGCTGGGTATCGTTCACATCGAACTTTTTATTATTACTTTTTATATAAAGTATTACTATTTAATAAAAACACAATGAAAGATGATGCTTATAATGAATACTTAAATGATAAGGCTAGCACTAAAACCTTATACCTCCAAAACTATGAAAATTAG
- a CDS encoding aspartyl/asparaginyl beta-hydroxylase domain-containing protein produces the protein MPYSKERLAYFKLPIFLEHQQVLDELGTLNELAWTDHVNKANYDGGWDVVALRCLSEHLSAHPILQNFAIESGTHWQNLPILEEKPLLKSFVDNFPCEVLSVRIMRLKAGAFIKPHRDGGLCIENGEARLHIPLVIDTALEFVVDGMQVPMKEGEVWYINADKIHSVANRGNLDRVNIVIDCKVNDWLLDCQSGSMGVPCEEYTS, from the coding sequence ATGCCATATAGTAAGGAACGGTTAGCTTATTTTAAGCTTCCAATTTTTCTTGAACATCAACAAGTACTCGACGAGCTTGGGACGCTGAATGAGCTGGCCTGGACTGACCATGTAAATAAAGCAAATTACGACGGCGGGTGGGACGTAGTTGCGTTGCGTTGTTTGTCAGAGCATTTATCTGCTCACCCGATCTTACAAAACTTTGCGATTGAGTCAGGCACTCACTGGCAAAACTTACCTATATTAGAAGAAAAGCCGCTACTTAAATCATTCGTTGATAATTTCCCCTGTGAAGTTCTCTCTGTAAGAATCATGCGATTGAAAGCAGGTGCTTTTATAAAACCTCACAGAGATGGCGGCCTTTGTATCGAAAATGGTGAAGCAAGACTTCATATACCTTTGGTCATCGACACTGCTCTTGAGTTTGTCGTTGATGGTATGCAAGTACCAATGAAAGAAGGAGAGGTGTGGTACATAAATGCGGACAAAATACACAGTGTCGCTAACCGAGGAAACCTTGATAGAGTCAATATCGTTATTGATTGCAAAGTAAATGATTGGTTATTAGATTGCCAGTCAGGGTCAATGGGCGTTCCTTGTGAAGAGTATACAAGCTAA
- a CDS encoding class I SAM-dependent methyltransferase: MTSGSVYQVKKLLEHSQALLLNDIDAGLNRPHALSMSEALAELTGVSTDFDMNDWSDINTDKGVAISPVQAAKCLLETLRSQILMQGVASAIRDKINQQDNINILYAGTGPYGVLLLPFLALHKTSPVSVTLLDIHPENTQAIHELVTKLDIAHMVKRIVHADATTWLPEEPIEFDLIISETMNTLLRREPQVWIFSHLQQFLKPDGELIPQEIELTAWLCNPSSLTKSEQRVNPAELGSFFRLDKNTASALNENNLDVLSGSFEVPDCGKVYHTLELKTEIKVYREHRLTENQCSLNLPIKYQDKNLKAGDRIMFEYINDPIPEFIFSFPDESLPNLPAYHEVGESGIFQIKRIFVKCQLNKVNKLDIKNHECEWSLDTQIWGELELSLELVLEALYRFRLFEEFEFWLLDKIGNRLDDKLVGAINRKVVGFYS, from the coding sequence ATGACGTCTGGCAGCGTGTACCAAGTAAAAAAATTGCTAGAGCACTCTCAAGCTTTGCTCCTAAATGATATTGATGCTGGGCTAAATAGACCTCACGCACTATCTATGTCTGAGGCTCTAGCTGAGCTAACAGGCGTATCCACTGACTTCGATATGAATGATTGGTCTGATATAAACACTGACAAAGGGGTCGCGATTTCACCTGTTCAGGCAGCTAAATGTTTACTAGAAACGCTACGTAGTCAGATACTTATGCAGGGCGTTGCGAGCGCGATACGAGACAAAATCAATCAGCAAGATAATATAAATATCCTCTACGCAGGGACCGGGCCATATGGTGTATTACTATTACCTTTTCTCGCGCTCCACAAAACGAGTCCAGTCTCAGTAACACTTTTAGATATTCATCCAGAAAATACGCAAGCAATACATGAGCTGGTAACTAAACTTGATATCGCTCATATGGTGAAACGTATAGTGCACGCAGATGCAACGACTTGGCTACCTGAAGAACCAATAGAGTTTGATCTCATTATTTCCGAGACCATGAATACCTTATTACGCAGAGAGCCTCAAGTATGGATTTTTAGTCACCTTCAACAGTTTTTAAAGCCAGATGGAGAGCTCATACCTCAAGAAATTGAGCTTACTGCTTGGCTATGCAATCCAAGTTCTCTGACGAAAAGTGAGCAAAGAGTCAACCCAGCTGAGCTTGGTTCGTTTTTCCGTCTCGATAAAAACACAGCAAGCGCACTCAATGAGAATAATCTAGATGTTTTATCTGGTTCGTTTGAGGTACCGGATTGCGGGAAAGTTTATCATACACTGGAATTGAAAACGGAAATCAAAGTCTATAGGGAGCATAGACTCACCGAAAACCAATGCAGCTTGAATTTACCAATTAAGTACCAAGATAAAAATCTAAAGGCCGGTGATCGGATCATGTTTGAGTATATTAACGATCCAATACCTGAGTTTATCTTTAGCTTCCCTGATGAAAGTTTACCAAATCTTCCCGCTTATCATGAGGTGGGTGAGTCTGGAATTTTCCAAATTAAACGTATCTTCGTTAAATGCCAATTAAATAAAGTAAATAAGCTTGATATTAAAAACCATGAATGTGAGTGGTCTTTGGATACACAAATATGGGGTGAACTTGAGTTAAGTTTAGAATTGGTTTTAGAAGCCTTGTATCGGTTTAGGTTGTTTGAGGAATTTGAGTTTTGGCTGCTTGATAAAATTGGTAATCGACTTGATGATAAATTAGTTGGTGCTATTAATCGAAAAGTAGTTGGTTTTTATAGTTAA
- a CDS encoding GNAT family N-acetyltransferase, producing MKFTPPDGLYVRPSKPEDKGFLESLHHSTRQDLQLIDGDKDFIESIIEMQFKAQSNGYGDQFPNAMYFIIEKHHERIGKATIDFGNNEVRLIEIALIPQARGLGLGAAVVQSFQQAAAQSGVPMTLSVLQNNYDAKRLYQKLGFKIESIKAPYELLIWYPPALRNIVLG from the coding sequence ATGAAGTTTACGCCTCCAGATGGTTTATATGTTAGACCGTCAAAACCAGAAGATAAAGGCTTTCTGGAAAGCTTACACCATAGCACTCGGCAAGATTTGCAGTTGATTGATGGAGATAAGGATTTTATAGAGTCAATTATTGAAATGCAGTTTAAAGCGCAAAGTAATGGCTATGGAGATCAATTTCCAAACGCTATGTATTTCATTATTGAAAAACACCATGAGCGAATAGGCAAGGCGACAATTGACTTTGGTAATAATGAAGTGAGATTAATAGAAATTGCTTTAATACCTCAAGCTCGTGGATTAGGACTCGGTGCAGCAGTTGTTCAATCTTTCCAGCAAGCTGCTGCTCAATCCGGCGTGCCGATGACTCTGTCGGTATTGCAAAATAATTACGATGCAAAGCGTTTATATCAGAAGCTAGGCTTTAAAATTGAATCAATTAAGGCTCCTTATGAGTTACTAATTTGGTATCCGCCAGCGTTGAGGAATATAGTTTTAGGTTAA